In Meiothermus sp. QL-1, the genomic window AGGCCCAGGGCAGCCCGGAGCAGCTGCAGCGGCTGGCCGCCCCTCTGGTCCGCCAGGCCCTTTCGCGCAGGGATGACCAGGCGCGGCGGGTGGACACCGGCCTGCTGACCTCTGCCCGCACCAGCCGGAGCGTGACCTTGCGGCTGAGGCCCGACCTAAGGCCCGGGGTGTACGTGGTGATGTGGCGGAACCTTTCGGTGGACGGCCACAGCCAAAGCGGCTACTTCGTCTTCATCTACCGGCCCTGATGCCCCACGCCCACGACACCACCCTCTACCTCCTGCGGGGGGCTTTGTACCTGGGGGTCTTTTTGCTTTTGGGCGCCGGGGTGTTCGTGCGCTACGTGGGGCAGGGCGGCCCGCTGGCCTCGCGCTGGCGGCTTTGGTACATGCTGGTGGCCGGCTTCATGCTGGCCTGGGGTGCCACCCTCTACGGGGCCTACCACACCGTCTGGATGCTGGGGGACCCAGCGCTCCTGGGCCGGTATTTCCTGGAGACCCAGCAGGGGGCCTGGCTGCTATTGAGGCTTCTGCTTTTGCCGCTGCTGCTAGGCCTCTCTTTGGGCTGGCTGCGAGGGGATGCCTGGCTCTATCCCCCTCTGGCGCTGGCCCTTCTCCTCACCGTAAGCCTTA contains:
- a CDS encoding copper resistance CopC family protein, which gives rise to MRWGLVLLGGLALAHAEYKSSVPPAGAVLRLPPKTVTVHFTEPVEVRLSTFKVYPLEAQGSPEQLQRLAAPLVRQALSRRDDQARRVDTGLLTSARTSRSVTLRLRPDLRPGVYVVMWRNLSVDGHSQSGYFVFIYRP